The following is a genomic window from Thalassophryne amazonica chromosome 14, fThaAma1.1, whole genome shotgun sequence.
gctaaggcttatagttagggctggatcgggtgaccctggaccatcccgtggttatgttgctttagacgtagactgtgtttcataattattgtatggccttgccttgcaatgtggagcgccttggggcaactgtttgttgtgatttggcgctatacaagaaaaaagttgattgattgattgattgattgatcaaacattccccgatcactctcatatttgaaagtgaggttctGACTGCCACTCACTATTGTCTGGCAAAGTTTGTtcaggatctgatccagactgtggattttgtggacatttgaattttatgCTGAAAAACcagttggtgtacattttgcattatatctcaatcaaaagtgcctcagttactctcatttgtgataatgaggtgcaaactggctctctcaatgaatagaccaagtttgatctgcatctgatccgtttTGCGGATTTaggggatatttgattttaacattgaaaagcgcttttgatctatattttgtattatattttattttatgaaaagccacttctaacaggactttagccttgaaatttttttccaaggtaaaaatttgtggaattgtaaactagtGATGGCAGAGatttgcgctctacgagtgcgGTGCTCGAGTTGAGCAACACAAATAGTATTTTACTATGAGGCCTTACATATTAAATGGACTCTTGTTGCATAGTGCATCAAAAAAAATTACATAGCAGCACAGTTGGAAGTTGCACACTCCTTACAATTTACAGTAAACATAGACAGAGCCCGCATCAACAGAACTGACACATGGCACAAACACGCTCCCGTCCAAAAAGGACTCGTAACCACCAGTTAACATTATACAACCAGCCGAAGTTGGATTAGTAGCTCTCATCGGTCTTATTTGCAGATTTTAGAAATGAAAAAGCGTCTGATCCAAATCTTAGGTTTTTTGATCTCAACGCTGGGATGGTTGTTTGTGTTGTGCACCATAGCCATGGACTACTGGAGGATCTACCAAATAGGAGGCCAAGGAGGTTCCTTCATCATCAAGGTGGCCTGGTACTGGTCCAACCTTTGGAAGGACTGTTTCACTGATTCCACAGCAGTGACCAACTGCAGGAACTATCCAGTGCTCTGGTCTGTCGCCCGTAAGTGCTTCAGTCTTCTATGTCAGAGTGCCAAACCTCAAGAAGATACTACTTTTGATAGTCCATGGAGGCTGAAAAGATCGATTTGTGGGTCACAGCCATAGCAGACGTGTGTGCACCATGTGGAGTTCACATAAAAGTTttatgagaagtgtgagttcaatAAAATCAGTCAAATGTTAAATCTttgttggaataagactgtagtgTTGTTTCACAACCTAAGTCGAAGAACAAAGTTAATCACCACTCAAAATTAATAATGAATTGCTGGAGGAAGTTAAAGATTACATAGTCTTTTATTTGCATCTTAATGTCTGCTGGCATTATTAAGCAGATATGGCTGATGCCAAGTTTCCACCTACCATTTGTATAATGTTTATAATATACGCAATACACCCTCTAGTGTCCACCCCAAACAAATTCATTTATTAACGTAGGCCATATAGCAGCCATGGGTGAGAGACTTGGATTATTAGTTAAAGCACTTTCACTTTTAGTTATTTTTCTGGATGGTATAGCtacaaaatataactcatttaggaggagtaacaggaagacagaggacaggaaggagagggagcgtcatagccagtaaaccagtattgatcagtatgtctgatatttatattggtgtgtgtatatatacgtatttgcaaactgtttttggttgttgttgttgttgctgttgtttgttttttactttcacttttgatattctgtgtgcttcttaccctgtgtgctgctatacaatgctgctggaacctcaatttccctcagGTAATCTTCCCAACGGATCAATAaacttctatctaatctaatctaatctaatctttgaAATGTGTTAATACTCACTAAAGTAGTTTTCTTTCACTTGTCCGACTACATGATTTGACTATGACCAGTCAAGCATCTGAATCGAAGGAGCTAACTTGTTTTTTAATATTAAAAACCAGCTATCTTGTTAGTGTTCCACAGCTTACTAACTTCCTGGCATACAGCACATATGAGCTCAACAGTATCCacagaaaaatgtaattttttttcgaCATACTTGAGGCAAATTCTAAACTGACAAAGCAGTTGAGTAGCTTTGTGCATAGATTGGACATCATAGAAACAAATGGGTAAATGGTTGtcaatttcattttcaatttattttaatttatatagcaccaaatgacaacagagttgcctcaaggcgtttcacacaagtaaggtctaaccttactaacccccagagtagcAGTGGTACggagaaactccctctgaggaagaaacctcaagcagaccagactcaaaggggtgaccctctgcttgggccatgctacagacataagttGCAGAAACAATTCACGAaacaaaaatacaggaaatgttgttggtgcacaggacaggagggtctacagcacaaataccacacccacctctggatggagctgcagctcaaacagagagaaaagaaaaaacagcagaatcaagcatcagaaagacaataaatacagtgtaatttgtcagcattaagcaacaagaaaaacagaagaaatattaaggtgatcgccggccactagctctaagcttcactgaaagacccagaatttaggtaaagttgaggccactgcacgctctgtttcctaataaaatgaattaaaagagtaagaaGCGTAGATAAATGCTCATGGATAAATACACAGGATTTGTAGAAAGGAGGCATCAACCCCACTGGATTTTGCAGATGGCCTCTCTATGGAATCTGGCTCTTctcaaggtttcttcctgttatagTAAAGTTTTTCATTACCAATGCTTGATTAAGGGAATGTTGGGTCTGTGTAAATGACTACAGCTTAGACACAGTAAATGAGTAAAACACATTGAAATTATGTGATCTGGTATTACATAAATACTTCTTACTTGATATAAATCACATTCTTTTAAACTAAATAGCACAGAAACATTTTAAGGGGTGGGCATCTTTTCAGATTGGGAAGTGTTTGATGTTTGTTGATAAATTTCTGAAAATAAGTCTTTTTATGCCTAACAGCTTTTATACAGGCGGTGCGAGGCCTGCTAATGTGCGGCTTAGCTTGGGGGTCTTTCGCTGCAGTATTTTGCTTTCTCAGAATGGAGTGCACGGTCATCGGCGGAGCTAAGAAAACTAAGGACAAGCTTCTGCTTACAGGAGCAGCATGTCATTTTGCTGGCGGTAACTTTACACACAGCATATGTGACTGTAAATGACACAAATGTTTTGCCCTGATGTTGTCACAGACCAGTGACTCCTCTGCACACAGGTATATCTGATATTGCTGGTTACTGCTTGTACATCAACAGGATTGCTGGAACGAGTCTCGCTCTCACTGTTGGTCCAGGAGTTTTACGGTACATTTTCCAAAACTGATTTTCCAAAACACATCACAACTTTATATTGTAAGTAAGCTGACATTTGGCTCCAACAACCTTGACCTTCACTCACATGATTACCTTCTGGCTGAGGGGTAATTCTGGAATCTACTGAAGTGTGTGCCATATTTAGTCCAAATTGGCAAATTCTTTGACCTTGATCTTAGCccaaattaatattttttttttgggggggggggggggggggggatcaaccTTCACTGACACAGAGTTTGGGAGAAATCAGCAAAGGACCAAGGAGTATCTTTAAACAGACATGAGTTTGGCTCCCGGTGATTGGCCTTCAGAAAATTTGATCTTGCTTgagaattccagaacccacctgtcTACTGCCCACTATGCCTACCATGTGTGGTGCAAACTGgagtgaaaaactgaaattttgacctttgtcccAATGACCAGAACCCCAACGATTGACCTTTGTTGAATTTCACATCCCTTTGCCAATTCCAGAACTCACCCCcgtaccatccatccattttctatacccacttcatCCAATCAAGGGTGAAAGGGAGGATGGACCCTATCCACGGAGCCATGGCGCATGGGGCAGGGTACACCCTCAACacaacgccagtctatcacagggccacatacagacagacaaaaacacatttacacctgCACGCACTCCTACAGTCAATATAAAGTTtccagaacatggaaactccatacagaaagaccCTAGGTAGGAAGCGAtcctacaaccttcttgctgtgaggcagcagtgctaaccactaagtcactgtggtgcccatatacgaggtctattagataagtatccgaccttattatttttttcaaaaaccatatggatttgaattacgtgtgattgcgtcagacaagcttgaaccctcgtgtgcatgtgtgagtttttccacgcctgtcggttgcgtcattcgcctgtgagcaggctttgagtgaggagtggtccacccccttggtggattttcattgtcaggaaatggtggaatgatttgggcttttttttcatcagaattttttcagaaactgttagagactggcagctggaaaccattcgaaaaatttatctggctttcggtgaaaattttacgggcttcacagagaataaggactgttactacagctttaaggacggctttaaggacgctcggtgcgccgcgctccgtgctgccatcgagagccacaaaccaccggatcatttctaaacggatggctctgtggagccagaccgtcgtgtgcactttctctggttatcacaagagctggacatcaaccattttcctgcagatttcacttttaacaggagattttgtcatggaaagccgagtggaggcttcgcacgtcacgaccgatttgctgatggagcgagacaaaggaacacctccgttttggtctcacaggacggctttgagatggcgttcagacagctgtcggtggtttttccatcgagtgattatccgagaaattgtggatgtgcctggacatgccagaacatgtcccgtgaggcttcatcacggcgttgcgttgcgtcatgcggcaccaccgcgacgcacggaattcctccgcacgtctgtctcaatgtgccgaaaaggtgctgatgtccacatcttttcacaattcctgtgctagtcagacgacgtcctggataaaacacagcatcaagtttggaaatgaacgtcacattccactgttacaggagtttttgtcatggaaagaggagcggaggcttcgcacgtcgcggctgtgccgcatggcgcacaacaacgccgtgatgaagcctcacgggacatgttctggcatgtccaggcacatccacaatttctcggataatcactcaatggaaaaaccaccgacagctgtctgaatgccatctcaaagccgtcctgtgagaccaaaacggaggtgttcctttgtctcgctccatcagcaaatcggtcatgatgcgtgaagcctccgctcggctttccattacaagatctcttgttaaaagtgaaatctgccggaaaatggttgatgtccagctcttgtgataaccagagaaagtgcacatgatggtccggctccacagagccatccacttggaaatgatccggtggtttgtggctctcgatggcggcacggagcgcggcgcgccgagcgtccttaaagccctccttaaagctgtagtaacagtccttattgtctgtgaagcccgtaaaattttcaccgaaagccagataaatttttcgaatggtttccagctgccagtctctaacagtttatgaaaaattctgatggaaaaaaagcccaaatcattccgccatttcctgacaatgaaaatcctcctcactcaaagcctgctcacaggcgaatgacgcaaccgacaggcgtggaaaaactcacgcatgcgca
Proteins encoded in this region:
- the LOC117525370 gene encoding claudin-10 isoform X1 — its product is MKKRLIQILGFLISTLGWLFVLCTIAMDYWRIYQIGGQGGSFIIKVAWYWSNLWKDCFTDSTAVTNCRNYPVLWSVAPFIQAVRGLLMCGLAWGSFAAVFCFLRMECTVIGGAKKTKDKLLLTGAACHFAGGISDIAGYCLYINRIAGTSLALTVGPGVLRYDVGPPIFLGLVGCFFIFLGAILYTATVWNVIVPESKVIYAYGTRTYMTARSTGKTLYTGYYRPYGQYGYYIGSGRSSSSRISKLSQTTPEKLSYRDAFV
- the LOC117525370 gene encoding claudin-10 isoform X2; the protein is MKKRLIQILGFLISTLGWLFVLCTIAMDYWRIYQIGGQGGSFIIKVAWYWSNLWKDCFTDSTAVTNCRNYPVLWSVAPFIQAVRGLLMCGLAWGSFAAVFCFLRMECTVIGGAKKTKDKLLLTGAACHFAGGISDIAGYCLYINRIAGTSLALTVGPGVLRKVIYAYGTRTYMTARSTGKTLYTGYYRPYGQYGYYIGSGRSSSSRISKLSQTTPEKLSYRDAFV